A stretch of Bacillota bacterium DNA encodes these proteins:
- a CDS encoding biopolymer transporter ExbD encodes MEFKRRQRNPFAQPDMTPMIDVIFHLLIFFMAFSVLHQTQMSIQVELPKAVSGSDVQSQVFEISVSQDGVIYLNNKMVTGPELEQALTEALAVNPNLAVVVSSDRRATVEQWVSAMDIVSKVGIDTIHIGTRQP; translated from the coding sequence ATGGAGTTTAAACGCAGACAGCGCAACCCCTTCGCTCAACCTGACATGACACCGATGATTGACGTGATCTTTCACCTGTTGATCTTTTTTATGGCATTTTCCGTACTGCATCAGACCCAAATGTCCATTCAGGTTGAACTTCCCAAAGCTGTAAGCGGTTCTGATGTTCAATCCCAGGTTTTTGAGATCAGTGTTTCGCAAGATGGAGTCATCTATCTTAATAATAAAATGGTTACAGGTCCGGAGCTTGAACAAGCTTTAACGGAAGCACTTGCTGTGAATCCAAACCTCGCTGTTGTAGTCAGCAGCGACAGGCGCGCCACTGTTGAGCAGTGGGTCAGCGCGATGGATATCGTGTCCAAAGTAGGCATTGACACTATTCACATCGGTACACGGCAACCTTAA